One region of Sulfuricurvum sp. IAE1 genomic DNA includes:
- a CDS encoding MBL fold metallo-hydrolase, giving the protein MEILKRPMGDYQTNCYIVRIDGKEIIIDPGMGATEWVMANVTNPVAILNTHGHFDHVWSNSELRQKLGIPLYTPKGDVMLLSGSTWMPDLPPSVPDVEVDGDQTFDISGIRVTFHHFPGHCPGCSMIEIGNVIFSGDFLFEGSIGRWDFPYSDPEAMRESLRKFALWSDDKPLYPGHGRATSVRAEQRNIDYWLRVV; this is encoded by the coding sequence ATGGAAATTCTAAAACGTCCGATGGGCGATTATCAAACCAATTGTTATATTGTCAGAATCGACGGCAAAGAGATCATCATCGATCCGGGGATGGGGGCCACCGAATGGGTGATGGCAAATGTTACGAACCCCGTCGCCATCCTCAATACCCACGGCCACTTCGACCATGTCTGGAGCAACAGCGAACTCCGGCAAAAGCTTGGAATCCCGCTCTATACCCCCAAAGGCGACGTCATGCTTCTCTCGGGCAGTACGTGGATGCCGGATCTTCCCCCCTCGGTTCCCGACGTCGAAGTCGACGGCGACCAGACTTTCGATATTTCGGGTATCCGGGTGACGTTTCACCATTTCCCGGGACACTGTCCGGGATGTTCAATGATCGAGATCGGCAACGTCATTTTCAGCGGGGATTTTCTGTTCGAAGGTTCAATCGGACGATGGGACTTCCCCTATTCCGACCCTGAAGCGATGCGCGAAAGCCTCCGAAAATTTGCGCTCTGGAGCGACGACAAACCGCTCTATCCGGGTCATGGGAGAGCGACCAGCGTCCGCGCGGAGCAGCGTAATATCGATTACTGGCTGAGAGTAGTCTAG
- a CDS encoding hotdog domain-containing protein, which translates to MAKEAAETPAELVQSVTNPQAALNTHERINTSFSGYIVRLESGYAQVALETSDVMRADELGLVHGGFIFSAADFAAMAAVNEPNVVLASCNCLFLAPVRSGDVVTFEATEHQKEGRKRNVTVKGFVHEIKVFEGEFKTVITERHVLRLDLMKNVE; encoded by the coding sequence TTGGCGAAAGAAGCAGCAGAAACACCGGCGGAACTGGTCCAGTCGGTTACAAACCCCCAGGCCGCGTTGAACACGCATGAACGGATCAATACCTCATTCAGCGGTTACATTGTACGTCTAGAAAGCGGTTACGCGCAGGTGGCGCTCGAGACCAGCGACGTTATGCGGGCCGACGAACTCGGATTGGTACACGGCGGCTTTATTTTCAGCGCCGCCGATTTTGCGGCGATGGCTGCCGTAAACGAGCCCAACGTCGTTTTGGCGTCGTGCAACTGTCTTTTCCTCGCCCCCGTCCGATCGGGCGACGTCGTAACGTTCGAAGCGACCGAACATCAAAAAGAGGGGCGTAAGCGCAACGTCACCGTCAAGGGATTCGTTCATGAGATCAAAGTTTTCGAGGGGGAGTTCAAAACGGTCATCACCGAGCGCCATGTCTTGCGCCTCGATCTGATGAAAAACGTCGAATAA
- the cmoB gene encoding tRNA 5-methoxyuridine(34)/uridine 5-oxyacetic acid(34) synthase CmoB has protein sequence MDLNAIRAERMKWMEWKNIAPLREALNALPDFRAEISPENTVTLRNGGEIDTAELEKVARMMMPWRKGPFDLFGLLIDTEWRSDMKYNFLRPHFDLHGKKVADIGCNNGYYMFRFLEDAPAKMVGFDPSALFKTQFDLINRFAQTKIVYELLGVEHLPYYEEKFDVIFCLGVLYHRSDPVAMLKALRQGLAEGGEVYLDTFIIDGDDPVALCPSESYSKISNVYFVPTLKALENWCIRAGFKEFEVLGTVVTTPDEQRKTDWIESQSLEDFLDPADNSKTVEGYPAPKRGYVRIKKG, from the coding sequence ATGGATTTAAACGCGATACGTGCGGAGCGGATGAAATGGATGGAGTGGAAAAATATCGCCCCTTTGCGCGAAGCACTCAACGCGCTTCCCGATTTCAGGGCCGAAATCTCGCCCGAAAACACCGTGACCCTTCGCAACGGCGGAGAGATCGACACCGCGGAGCTCGAAAAAGTCGCGCGGATGATGATGCCCTGGCGCAAGGGGCCGTTTGATCTGTTCGGACTCCTGATCGACACCGAATGGCGTTCGGACATGAAATACAATTTTCTTCGCCCGCATTTCGATCTTCACGGCAAAAAAGTGGCCGATATCGGCTGCAACAACGGTTATTACATGTTCCGTTTTCTCGAAGACGCCCCGGCGAAAATGGTCGGGTTCGATCCCTCCGCACTTTTCAAGACGCAGTTTGACCTGATCAACCGGTTTGCACAGACAAAGATCGTCTACGAATTGCTCGGGGTCGAGCATCTGCCGTACTACGAAGAGAAATTCGATGTCATATTCTGCCTGGGCGTGCTCTATCACCGCAGCGATCCTGTCGCGATGCTCAAGGCGTTGCGCCAGGGGCTTGCGGAGGGGGGAGAAGTCTACCTGGACACTTTTATCATCGACGGGGACGATCCGGTGGCCCTGTGCCCGTCGGAGAGTTATTCTAAAATCTCCAACGTCTATTTCGTCCCTACCCTCAAAGCGCTGGAAAACTGGTGCATCCGCGCCGGATTTAAAGAATTCGAGGTATTGGGAACGGTGGTAACAACCCCGGACGAGCAGCGCAAAACCGACTGGATCGAGTCGCAGAGTCTTGAAGATTTTCTTGATCCGGCCGATAATAGCAAAACAGTCGAAGGGTATCCCGCGCCCAAACGGGGATACGTACGGATTAAAAAAGGATAA
- a CDS encoding cation diffusion facilitator family transporter yields the protein MRIEKKATLVSTTVAFLLVTFKLTVGIISGSVAVLASAIDSLLDMVVSTFNYYALHNAEKQPDEYFNFGRRKLEPLAAVVEGTVISLSALFILYEAISKLVQGSPIEHLDLSIGVMVVSIVVTAALVIFLHFVAKKTGNMVIEADALHYKTDLFSNAAVLISLALIHFTDYTFIDPLLGIGIAVYMIYSAFPLIREGILMLLDAALDADSVEKIHTLLRNQHDISGYHDLRTRRSGSEIYMSVHIVFSISTSLYDAHKVGDRVELALKKLFPDANVHALIHLDPYDDSEGEYID from the coding sequence ATGCGTATCGAAAAAAAAGCTACCCTCGTTTCTACCACCGTCGCCTTTTTGCTGGTCACGTTCAAACTGACCGTCGGCATTATCAGCGGCTCGGTCGCCGTTTTGGCCTCTGCGATCGACTCTCTGCTCGATATGGTCGTTTCGACGTTCAACTATTATGCCCTCCATAACGCCGAAAAACAGCCGGATGAATATTTCAATTTCGGACGTCGCAAACTCGAACCCCTGGCCGCAGTCGTGGAAGGGACCGTCATCAGCCTCTCGGCCCTGTTCATCCTCTACGAAGCGATCTCCAAGCTCGTTCAGGGAAGCCCCATCGAGCATCTGGACCTCTCGATCGGGGTCATGGTCGTCTCCATCGTCGTCACGGCCGCGTTGGTGATCTTTTTGCACTTCGTTGCCAAAAAAACGGGCAACATGGTGATCGAGGCCGATGCCCTCCATTACAAGACCGACCTCTTCAGCAACGCGGCGGTTCTGATCTCTCTGGCCCTCATACACTTTACCGATTACACCTTTATTGATCCCCTGCTCGGTATCGGAATCGCCGTTTACATGATCTATTCGGCGTTCCCTCTCATCCGGGAAGGGATATTGATGCTGCTGGATGCGGCGCTCGACGCCGACAGTGTCGAAAAGATCCATACCCTTTTAAGAAATCAGCACGACATCAGCGGCTACCATGATCTGCGCACCCGCCGTTCGGGATCGGAAATCTACATGAGCGTCCATATCGTATTCAGTATCAGCACGTCGCTCTACGATGCCCATAAGGTAGGAGACCGTGTCGAACTCGCACTCAAGAAACTTTTCCCCGACGCCAACGTACATGCACTGATCCATCTTGATCCCTACGACGATTCTGAAGGGGAATATATAGACTGA